In the genome of Rhodospirillales bacterium RIFCSPLOWO2_02_FULL_58_16, one region contains:
- a CDS encoding mannose-1-phosphate guanyltransferase: MSRNKHPYPRLSFGRLMAMIIKEFIQVRRDRMTFAMMMGIPLMQLVLFGFAINADPKGLPTAVLAADHGQFDRSLIAAMQASSYFRIVDTADSEAEAERMLAMGMVQFVVSVPSGFSRDVARGDRPPLLVEADATDPAATSNALAALQMLAHNALDRDLKGALADLKSGPPPFELRVHRRYNQEGVSQFNIVPGLMGVVLTMTMTVMTSIAVTRERERGTMENLLVMPLRPIEVMIGKIVPYIVIGYVQVALILLAAKVIFGVPMVGSLFLLTMCIVVFIAANLAFGFTFSTIAGNQLQAMQMSFFYFLPSILLSGFMFPYRGMPGWAQTLGEVLPLTHFLRIVRGIMLKGNGVAEVAPEVGALFIILAAAGVLAMKRYRETLD; the protein is encoded by the coding sequence ATGAGCAGGAACAAGCACCCCTATCCCCGCCTGTCGTTCGGACGCCTGATGGCGATGATAATCAAAGAGTTCATCCAGGTGCGCCGCGACCGCATGACCTTCGCCATGATGATGGGCATCCCGCTGATGCAGTTGGTGCTGTTCGGCTTCGCCATCAATGCCGATCCGAAAGGACTGCCGACGGCGGTGCTGGCGGCCGATCACGGTCAGTTCGACCGCTCGCTGATCGCCGCCATGCAGGCTTCGAGCTATTTCCGCATAGTCGATACCGCCGACAGCGAGGCTGAGGCCGAGCGCATGCTGGCCATGGGTATGGTGCAGTTTGTGGTCAGCGTGCCGTCCGGCTTCTCCCGCGATGTCGCCCGTGGCGACCGCCCGCCGCTGCTGGTGGAAGCCGACGCCACCGATCCGGCGGCCACCTCGAATGCGCTTGCCGCCTTGCAGATGCTGGCGCACAACGCGCTCGACCGCGACCTCAAGGGCGCTCTCGCCGACCTCAAGTCCGGGCCGCCGCCGTTCGAACTGAGAGTGCATCGCCGCTACAACCAGGAAGGCGTCTCGCAGTTCAACATCGTCCCCGGCCTGATGGGGGTCGTGCTCACCATGACCATGACGGTGATGACCTCGATCGCCGTGACGCGGGAACGTGAGCGCGGCACCATGGAGAACCTGCTGGTCATGCCGCTTCGCCCCATCGAGGTGATGATAGGCAAGATTGTACCCTACATCGTCATCGGCTATGTCCAGGTAGCCTTGATCCTGCTCGCCGCCAAGGTCATTTTCGGCGTGCCGATGGTGGGAAGCCTGTTCCTGCTGACGATGTGCATCGTCGTCTTCATCGCCGCCAATCTGGCGTTCGGGTTCACCTTCTCGACCATCGCCGGGAACCAGCTTCAAGCCATGCAGATGAGTTTCTTCTATTTCCTGCCCAGCATCCTTCTTTCCGGGTTCATGTTTCCCTATCGCGGCATGCCGGGCTGGGCGCAGACATTGGGCGAGGTCTTGCCGCTTACCCACTTCCTGCGCATCGTTCGCGGCATCATGCTCAAGGGCAACGGCGTCGCCGAAGTCGCCCCGGAAGTCGGCGCCTTGTTCATCATCCTGGCGGCGGCGGGAGTGCTGGCGATGAAGCGCTACCGCGAGACTCTGGATTAG
- a CDS encoding amidophosphoribosyltransferase, translating into MTEPSAVAGFFRLALNTLLPPQCMGCGVIVDGAGALCPPCWDKADFVTPPHCAVCGLSFEFDPGEGGLCGACARERPVYRRARTVMAYGEISRKLIIAFKHGDGVEAVPAFSRWLVRAGADLILDADLAAPVPLHWTRLFARRYNQAAMLALAVGRQTGIAVSPDLLVRRKRTRSQGGLGPEDRRRNMKGAFAVRPSMVDAIRGRNILLIDDVMTTGATVSACARTLLDAGAAAVDVLTLAMVMRPRY; encoded by the coding sequence TTGACTGAACCGTCCGCCGTCGCCGGTTTTTTCAGGCTGGCGTTAAATACCCTGCTGCCGCCTCAATGCATGGGCTGCGGCGTCATCGTCGATGGAGCGGGCGCCCTGTGTCCGCCGTGCTGGGACAAGGCCGATTTCGTCACTCCGCCCCATTGCGCCGTCTGCGGCCTGTCCTTTGAATTTGATCCCGGAGAGGGCGGCTTGTGCGGGGCGTGCGCCCGCGAGCGTCCGGTTTACCGGCGCGCCCGAACGGTGATGGCCTACGGTGAAATCAGCCGCAAGCTGATTATCGCATTCAAGCACGGCGACGGCGTCGAGGCCGTCCCCGCATTCAGCCGGTGGCTGGTTCGCGCCGGAGCGGACTTGATCCTTGACGCCGATCTGGCGGCGCCGGTGCCGCTTCATTGGACGCGGCTTTTTGCCCGGCGCTATAATCAGGCGGCCATGCTGGCCTTGGCGGTCGGGCGGCAAACCGGAATCGCCGTCAGTCCCGACCTGCTTGTGCGGCGTAAAAGAACGCGCTCCCAGGGAGGCCTCGGGCCGGAGGATCGGCGGCGGAACATGAAAGGCGCTTTTGCGGTGCGGCCCTCCATGGTTGACGCAATCAGGGGCCGGAATATTCTGCTTATTGACGACGTGATGACGACGGGAGCCACCGTCTCGGCATGCGCCCGAACGCTTCTTGACGCCGGCGCCGCCGCAGTTGACGTGCTGACGCTGGCTATGGTCATGCGTCCAAGGTATTAA
- a CDS encoding amidohydrolase, whose product MAASFKVACIQTNAAREVAPNVEIAVGMARAAHAEGASLILLPENASMMEPDRRLLSAKAMPQDEDAALKAFRRLAGETGAWILIGSLPVKLSGDRIANRSFLIDGHGDIADYYDKIHLFDVDLGGGEVYRESDERIPGARAVVADTPWGKLGMSICYDLRFPHLYRTLAKSGADFLSVPAAFTRTSGEAHWHVLLRARAIETGCFVFAPAQCGEHAGGRKTFGHSLIVDPWGAVLADGGAEVGFIIADINPELAGEAKRKIPSLTHDRPFS is encoded by the coding sequence ATGGCGGCGTCTTTCAAGGTTGCCTGCATCCAGACCAATGCGGCGCGTGAGGTTGCTCCCAACGTCGAGATCGCCGTCGGTATGGCGCGGGCGGCTCACGCCGAGGGCGCGTCCCTGATTCTTCTTCCCGAGAACGCCTCGATGATGGAGCCTGACCGGCGGCTGCTGTCGGCAAAGGCGATGCCCCAGGACGAGGATGCCGCGCTGAAGGCCTTTCGCCGTCTGGCCGGCGAAACAGGCGCCTGGATTTTGATCGGTTCGCTTCCCGTCAAGCTGTCCGGCGACAGGATAGCCAATCGCTCGTTCCTTATCGACGGCCATGGAGACATTGCTGATTACTACGACAAGATTCACCTGTTCGATGTCGATCTGGGCGGCGGCGAGGTCTACCGGGAGTCCGATGAACGCATTCCCGGCGCCCGCGCCGTTGTCGCCGACACCCCCTGGGGCAAGCTTGGGATGTCCATCTGTTATGATCTGCGCTTCCCCCACCTGTACCGGACATTGGCCAAGAGCGGGGCTGATTTTCTGTCCGTTCCCGCCGCTTTTACCCGCACCAGCGGCGAGGCCCACTGGCATGTCCTGTTAAGAGCGCGGGCGATTGAGACCGGCTGTTTCGTTTTCGCCCCCGCCCAATGCGGCGAACATGCCGGGGGGCGAAAGACCTTCGGCCATTCGCTGATTGTCGATCCTTGGGGCGCCGTGCTGGCCGACGGCGGCGCCGAGGTCGGTTTTATCATCGCCGATATCAATCCGGAACTGGCGGGAGAAGCCAAGCGAAAAATACCATCCCTAACTCATGATCGACCGTTTAGTTAA
- a CDS encoding SAM-dependent methyltransferase, with amino-acid sequence MSVFNRSVVRLHRNRAAATINDCDFLLNEAGDRLADRLDDIRRRFPKALDLGCHDGRLGRCLRGRGGIETLVHCDLSPEMARLAAPPCLAADEEFLPFAEGTFDLIMSCLSLHWVNDLPGALIQTRRILKPDGLFLASMLGGRTLKELRQALAEAEIYVEGGLSPRISPFAEVKDAGDLLRRAGFALPVADSDAVTVYYSDPLKLMADLRAMGEGNAVIERRKTLSRRATLIEAAKRYREMFGDRDGRVPATFEIITLTAWAPTPSQQKLNR; translated from the coding sequence ATGTCCGTCTTCAACCGCTCCGTGGTGCGCCTTCACAGAAATCGCGCGGCGGCGACCATTAATGACTGCGATTTCCTTTTAAACGAAGCCGGCGACCGCCTCGCCGACAGGCTTGACGACATCAGGCGGCGGTTTCCGAAGGCTCTTGACCTCGGATGCCACGACGGCCGGCTGGGGCGTTGTTTGCGGGGACGGGGCGGCATAGAAACCCTGGTCCACTGCGACCTGTCCCCGGAAATGGCGCGTTTGGCCGCTCCACCTTGCCTCGCCGCCGATGAGGAGTTCCTGCCCTTTGCCGAGGGAACATTCGATCTGATCATGAGTTGCCTCAGCCTGCATTGGGTCAACGACCTGCCCGGCGCCCTCATTCAGACGCGGCGCATACTCAAGCCGGACGGCCTGTTCCTGGCCTCCATGCTCGGCGGGAGAACATTGAAGGAGTTGCGCCAGGCTCTGGCCGAGGCCGAGATTTATGTAGAGGGGGGATTAAGTCCGCGCATTTCCCCGTTTGCCGAGGTGAAAGACGCCGGCGACCTTCTGCGCCGCGCCGGCTTCGCCCTGCCGGTGGCGGATTCGGACGCCGTCACAGTTTACTATTCAGACCCCTTGAAGCTGATGGCCGACCTTCGCGCCATGGGCGAAGGCAATGCGGTTATCGAGCGCCGCAAGACCTTGTCCAGGCGCGCAACCCTGATCGAGGCGGCGAAGCGCTACCGCGAGATGTTCGGCGACAGGGACGGGCGCGTCCCGGCCACCTTCGAGATCATCACCCTCACCGCCTGGGCGCCGACCCCGTCACAGCAAAAATTGAACCGTTAG
- a CDS encoding type I methionyl aminopeptidase, producing MSADHITAEERHIAIHTPENFEGMRRAGRLAAETLDYLIPYVTPGVKTEELDRLAHDFIVSHNAVPAPLNYRGFPKSICTSINHVVCHGIPGARTLRNGDIVNIDVTTILDGWHGDTSRMFFVGKVGVKARRLVDVTFEAMWEGIRAVRPGAAVGDIGHAIQSHVEPRRFSVVRDFCGHGLGRVFHEPPNIMHYGNPGKGVILREGMFFTIEPMINLGRYEVKLLNDGWTAVTKDRSLSAQFEHSIGVTADGCEVFTLSPANLHQPPYGA from the coding sequence ATGAGCGCCGATCACATAACCGCTGAAGAGCGGCATATCGCCATCCACACTCCCGAAAACTTCGAGGGCATGCGCAGGGCCGGAAGGCTGGCCGCCGAAACCCTGGACTACCTTATCCCTTATGTAACGCCGGGGGTTAAGACGGAAGAACTTGACCGTCTCGCTCATGATTTTATCGTTTCCCATAATGCGGTCCCGGCCCCCTTGAACTACCGGGGATTCCCGAAATCCATCTGCACCTCGATCAACCATGTTGTCTGTCACGGCATCCCCGGCGCCCGGACGCTGAGAAACGGCGACATCGTCAACATCGACGTCACGACGATTCTTGACGGTTGGCACGGCGATACCAGCCGCATGTTCTTCGTCGGCAAAGTCGGGGTTAAGGCGCGGCGACTGGTGGATGTCACCTTTGAGGCTATGTGGGAGGGCATCAGGGCGGTCAGGCCGGGCGCCGCCGTCGGCGATATCGGACACGCCATACAAAGCCATGTCGAACCCCGCCGTTTCTCGGTGGTGCGGGATTTCTGCGGCCACGGCCTGGGGCGCGTTTTCCACGAGCCTCCCAACATCATGCATTACGGCAATCCCGGTAAAGGCGTCATCCTGCGCGAGGGCATGTTCTTCACTATCGAGCCGATGATCAACCTGGGGCGATACGAGGTGAAATTGCTGAACGACGGCTGGACGGCGGTAACCAAGGACCGTTCGCTTTCGGCGCAGTTCGAACACTCCATCGGCGTCACCGCCGACGGCTGCGAAGTTTTTACGCTTTCTCCGGCGAACCTCCACCAACCTCCATACGGCGCTTGA
- a CDS encoding glutaredoxin 3 translates to MAHVEIYTLPHCPYCHIAKEILDKRGVQYTEIDVAEKPDIRRKMTERADGAKTLPQIFIDDRHVGGCDDLIELNLGGELDAMLDGKG, encoded by the coding sequence ATGGCCCATGTTGAAATATACACTCTGCCCCATTGCCCGTATTGCCATATAGCCAAAGAAATACTGGACAAGAGGGGCGTGCAATATACCGAGATCGACGTGGCGGAAAAGCCCGACATCCGCCGAAAGATGACCGAGAGGGCCGACGGCGCCAAAACGCTTCCCCAGATTTTTATCGATGACAGGCATGTGGGAGGATGTGACGATCTTATCGAACTGAATCTGGGCGGCGAGCTGGATGCCATGCTCGACGGCAAGGGCTGA
- a CDS encoding phospholipase → MTKLPVLDGPGLGPVGGGAPGKLVIFVHGLGADGNDLIGLAPYFQKILPDALFISPNAPYSFDMAPTGYQWFSLNDFGPENRLKGTRSSAPILDAFIDAQLKKYNLSEDKLALIGFSQGTTMSLYVGLRRAKRLAGILGYSGLLVGGESPENEIKSRPPVLLVHGDRDQIIPVQALAEAVDGLAAVGIKAASHVCRGLGHGIDDEGLRLGMEFIAEIFDIAL, encoded by the coding sequence ATGACCAAACTGCCCGTTTTGGACGGCCCCGGCCTGGGGCCGGTCGGCGGCGGGGCGCCCGGCAAGCTGGTGATCTTCGTCCACGGCCTCGGCGCCGACGGCAACGATCTGATCGGACTGGCTCCTTACTTTCAGAAGATTTTGCCCGACGCCCTGTTTATCTCTCCTAACGCCCCCTATTCCTTCGACATGGCGCCGACCGGCTATCAGTGGTTTTCGCTCAACGACTTCGGTCCTGAAAACCGCCTCAAGGGAACCCGGTCATCAGCCCCCATTCTCGACGCTTTTATCGACGCCCAGCTTAAAAAATATAATTTAAGCGAGGACAAGTTGGCGCTGATCGGCTTTTCCCAGGGGACAACCATGTCCCTTTACGTCGGCTTGCGCCGCGCCAAGCGGTTGGCCGGCATCCTCGGCTATTCCGGGCTGCTGGTGGGCGGAGAATCGCCGGAGAACGAGATCAAGTCCCGGCCTCCGGTTCTGCTTGTTCACGGCGACAGAGACCAGATTATCCCCGTTCAGGCGTTGGCGGAGGCGGTGGACGGTCTTGCCGCCGTCGGGATAAAGGCGGCGTCTCATGTCTGTCGCGGCCTGGGCCACGGCATCGACGACGAAGGCCTGCGCCTGGGCATGGAATTCATCGCCGAAATCTTCGACATCGCCCTCTAA
- a CDS encoding dihydroxy-acid dehydratase: MPEYRSRTSTHGRNMAGARSLWRATGMKDSDFGRPIIAVVNSFTQFVPGHVHLKDMGQLVAEAITFAGGVAKEFNTIAIDDGIAMGHGGMLYSLPSRDLIADSVEYMVNGHCADAMVCITNCDKITPGMLMAAMRLNIPTVMVSGGPMEAGKITINGKETPIDLIDAMVRGADPDADDKSALEYERSACPTCGSCSGMFTANSMNCLAEAIGMALPGNGTLLATHADRRELFVKAGHTVVDIARRYYDGGDDSALPRSVASFKAFENAMTVDIAMGGSTNTVLHLLAIANEGNVDFTMADMDRLSRKTPNLCKVAPSSHYHLEDVHRAGGIMAILGELDRAGLIHRDVPTVYAPTIAEALNAWDVGRCREESVRRFYRAAAGGKPTQQAFSQEKRYPDLDLDREQGCIRNVGHAYSVDGGLAVLYGNIAEDGCIVKTAGVDAGNLKFSGPAVICESQEQAVSMILGGGVKKGDVVIVRYEGPKGGPGMQEMLYPTSYLKSMGLGKVCALVTDGRFSGGTSGLAVGHVSPEAAAGGAIGLIETGDRIEIDIPGRSINVALAQAELDRRRREMENKGISAWKAEGRNRQVSSALRAYAAMTTSADKGAVRDVSQIETAR; this comes from the coding sequence ATGCCGGAATATCGCTCCAGAACATCCACCCACGGGCGCAACATGGCCGGCGCACGCAGCCTGTGGCGGGCCACCGGCATGAAGGACAGTGATTTCGGCAGGCCGATTATCGCCGTCGTCAATTCCTTTACCCAGTTCGTGCCGGGGCATGTGCATCTCAAGGACATGGGGCAACTGGTGGCCGAGGCCATTACTTTCGCCGGCGGCGTCGCCAAGGAGTTCAACACCATCGCCATCGACGACGGCATCGCCATGGGCCACGGCGGCATGTTGTATTCGTTGCCGTCCCGCGACCTGATCGCCGATTCGGTGGAATACATGGTCAACGGCCATTGCGCCGACGCCATGGTTTGCATCACCAATTGCGACAAGATCACGCCTGGCATGTTGATGGCGGCGATGCGCCTCAATATTCCGACGGTGATGGTCTCGGGCGGTCCCATGGAGGCCGGCAAGATAACCATAAACGGCAAGGAAACCCCGATTGACCTGATCGACGCCATGGTCCGGGGCGCCGACCCTGACGCCGACGATAAATCGGCGCTGGAGTATGAACGCTCCGCCTGTCCCACCTGCGGATCATGCTCCGGCATGTTCACCGCCAACTCGATGAACTGTCTGGCCGAAGCCATCGGCATGGCCTTGCCCGGCAACGGCACCCTGCTGGCCACCCATGCCGACCGGCGCGAACTGTTTGTCAAGGCCGGCCATACCGTCGTTGACATCGCCAGACGCTACTATGACGGCGGCGATGACTCGGCGCTGCCGCGCTCCGTCGCCTCGTTCAAGGCCTTCGAGAACGCCATGACCGTCGATATCGCCATGGGCGGCTCCACCAACACGGTGCTGCACCTGCTGGCCATCGCCAATGAGGGGAATGTCGATTTCACCATGGCCGACATGGATCGCCTGTCGAGGAAGACGCCCAATCTGTGCAAGGTGGCCCCCAGTTCCCACTACCATCTGGAGGACGTGCATCGCGCCGGCGGCATCATGGCTATCCTCGGCGAGTTGGACCGGGCCGGCCTGATCCACCGCGACGTTCCCACCGTTTACGCGCCGACCATCGCCGAGGCTCTAAACGCCTGGGACGTGGGCCGCTGCCGGGAAGAAAGCGTACGTCGATTTTACCGCGCCGCCGCCGGCGGCAAGCCGACCCAACAAGCCTTCAGCCAGGAAAAACGTTATCCCGACCTCGACCTTGACCGGGAACAAGGGTGTATCCGCAATGTCGGCCACGCCTACAGCGTCGACGGCGGCCTCGCCGTGCTTTACGGCAACATCGCCGAGGACGGCTGCATCGTCAAAACGGCGGGGGTGGACGCCGGCAACCTCAAGTTCTCCGGCCCCGCCGTCATCTGCGAAAGTCAGGAACAAGCGGTCAGCATGATACTCGGCGGCGGCGTCAAAAAAGGCGACGTGGTCATCGTTCGCTACGAAGGCCCCAAGGGCGGTCCCGGCATGCAGGAGATGCTTTATCCGACCAGCTATCTGAAATCCATGGGCCTCGGCAAAGTCTGCGCCCTGGTTACCGACGGCCGTTTTTCGGGAGGCACTTCCGGCCTGGCCGTCGGCCATGTATCGCCGGAAGCCGCCGCCGGAGGCGCCATCGGCCTGATCGAAACCGGCGACAGGATAGAGATCGACATTCCGGGCCGTTCGATCAACGTCGCCCTCGCTCAAGCCGAGCTGGACAGGCGCCGCCGGGAAATGGAGAACAAGGGAATCTCCGCCTGGAAAGCAGAGGGCCGCAACCGTCAGGTCTCATCGGCGCTACGCGCCTACGCCGCCATGACCACCAGCGCCGACAAGGGCGCCGTCAGGGACGTCTCGCAAATCGAGACGGCGCGATAA
- a CDS encoding multidrug ABC transporter ATP-binding protein, whose amino-acid sequence MNGGTAIAVESLTKSFDGTKVVDALTLTIPSGKIMGFLGPNGSGKTTTLRMLCGLLTPDSGHGTCLGLDIVADAHAIKRQVGYMTQRFSLYEDLSIAENLDFIARVYGLSDRRHKVAAAIERLGLGDRQRQLAGHLSGGWKQRLALAACILHEPRLLLLDEPTAGVDPKARREFWEQIHTLAADGMTVLVSTHYMDEAERCHAIAYIAYGNLLAVGSVREVIEGSGLFTFTALPAKPSSDARALAGRLAGIAGIDLVAAFGAALHVGGADREALLAALSPFREQGDFAWSEDHPTLEDAFIYLMARSRDNFQFTEAS is encoded by the coding sequence ATGAACGGGGGAACGGCCATCGCCGTCGAAAGCCTTACCAAGTCTTTTGACGGGACCAAAGTCGTGGACGCGCTTACCCTGACTATCCCCTCGGGGAAAATCATGGGGTTTCTGGGGCCGAACGGATCGGGCAAGACCACCACCCTCCGCATGTTGTGCGGACTGTTGACTCCCGACTCCGGACATGGAACCTGCCTCGGCCTCGACATCGTCGCCGACGCCCACGCCATCAAGCGCCAGGTCGGCTACATGACGCAGCGGTTTTCTCTTTACGAGGACCTTTCGATTGCCGAGAACCTCGATTTCATCGCCCGCGTTTACGGCCTCAGCGACCGTCGGCATAAAGTGGCGGCGGCTATCGAACGGCTGGGCCTCGGCGACCGGCAGCGGCAACTCGCCGGCCATCTGTCGGGGGGGTGGAAACAAAGACTGGCGCTTGCCGCCTGCATCCTGCACGAACCCAGACTGCTTCTGCTTGATGAACCCACCGCCGGCGTCGATCCCAAGGCCCGCCGCGAGTTCTGGGAGCAAATTCATACCCTCGCCGCCGACGGCATGACTGTATTGGTTTCCACCCACTACATGGATGAGGCCGAGCGTTGCCACGCCATCGCCTATATCGCTTACGGCAACCTGCTCGCCGTCGGATCGGTCCGCGAGGTGATCGAAGGCTCCGGCCTGTTCACCTTCACCGCCTTGCCGGCAAAGCCCTCGTCCGACGCCCGCGCCCTGGCCGGACGGCTGGCCGGAATCGCCGGCATTGATCTGGTGGCGGCGTTCGGCGCGGCGCTCCATGTCGGCGGCGCCGACCGGGAGGCGCTTCTTGCCGCTCTCTCTCCTTTCCGGGAACAGGGCGACTTCGCCTGGAGCGAGGACCATCCCACCCTTGAAGACGCCTTCATCTATCTGATGGCGCGCTCACGCGATAATTTTCAGTTCACGGAGGCGTCATGA
- a CDS encoding MFS transporter — MACSNFPALVLNADFRPLSYFPLSLWSWQETIKAVFLSRVSVVTEYDHKVRSPSHEMRLPSVIALKEYVHMAQSPAFTRFNVFLRDNFSCQYCRRAFPSEHLTFDHVVPRSRGGNTAWDNVVAACSPCNLRKSNRMPGDAGLFPFRSPRMPTNFELRENGRSFPPNHLHHSWRDFLYWDAELESP; from the coding sequence ATGGCGTGTTCCAATTTTCCGGCTCTGGTTCTCAACGCCGACTTCAGGCCGTTGAGCTACTTCCCTTTGTCATTGTGGTCGTGGCAGGAAACGATCAAGGCGGTTTTTCTCAGCCGCGTCAGCGTGGTGACCGAGTACGACCACAAGGTGCGTTCGCCTAGTCATGAGATGCGGCTGCCCAGCGTCATCGCCCTTAAAGAATATGTTCACATGGCGCAAAGCCCGGCCTTTACCCGGTTTAACGTTTTCCTGCGCGATAACTTTTCCTGTCAGTACTGCCGCCGGGCCTTTCCATCGGAGCACTTGACCTTTGATCATGTGGTCCCCCGCTCGCGGGGCGGTAATACGGCGTGGGATAACGTGGTCGCCGCCTGCTCGCCGTGTAATCTGCGAAAGAGCAACCGGATGCCGGGGGATGCCGGGCTGTTTCCCTTCCGCAGTCCCCGGATGCCGACTAATTTTGAACTACGGGAAAACGGACGCTCTTTTCCTCCCAATCACCTGCACCATAGCTGGCGCGATTTCCTGTACTGGGATGCGGAACTGGAATCTCCCTGA
- a CDS encoding acyl-CoA dehydrogenase — MTSVAPFSWDDPFLLETQLREEERLVRDAARNYARSRLMPRIVQDNRDERFDRAIMTEMGGLGLLGATLPEKYGGAGVNHVCYGLAAREIEAVDSSYRSAMSVQSSLVMHPIYAYGTEEQRLKYLPRLAAGEWVGCFGLTEPDHGSDPGSMICKVEKTAGGYRLNGAKMWITNAPIADVMIIWAKLDGVIRGFILESGMKGLTTPTIKGKFSLRASITGEIVMNDVFAPDDHILPGAEGLAGPFGCLNKARYGIAWGALGAAESCWLAARNYTMERKQFGRPLAANQLIQKKLADMQTEIAIGLQACLRVGRMLDDGVCAPEAVSLIKRNSCGKALDIARMSRDMHGANGIADHFHVIRHLMNLESVNTYEGTHDIHALILGRAQTGIQAFTAD, encoded by the coding sequence ATGACCTCGGTTGCGCCTTTCTCATGGGACGATCCGTTCCTGCTGGAGACCCAGTTGCGGGAAGAGGAACGGCTGGTGCGCGACGCCGCCCGCAACTACGCCCGCTCCAGGCTGATGCCGCGCATCGTTCAGGATAACCGCGACGAGCGTTTTGATCGGGCGATCATGACCGAGATGGGCGGGCTGGGACTTCTCGGCGCGACCCTGCCCGAAAAATACGGCGGCGCCGGGGTCAATCATGTGTGCTACGGGCTGGCGGCGCGTGAGATCGAGGCCGTCGATTCCAGCTATCGCTCGGCGATGAGCGTCCAGTCGTCGCTGGTCATGCATCCGATCTATGCCTACGGAACCGAGGAACAACGCCTGAAATATCTGCCCAGGCTGGCCGCCGGTGAATGGGTGGGCTGCTTCGGCCTGACCGAGCCGGACCACGGCTCAGACCCCGGATCAATGATCTGCAAGGTAGAAAAGACCGCCGGCGGCTACCGCCTCAACGGCGCCAAGATGTGGATCACCAACGCCCCCATCGCCGACGTGATGATAATCTGGGCCAAACTTGACGGCGTCATTCGCGGCTTCATTCTGGAGAGCGGCATGAAGGGGCTGACCACCCCCACGATCAAAGGCAAGTTTTCGCTGCGCGCCTCGATCACCGGCGAGATCGTCATGAACGATGTCTTCGCGCCCGATGACCATATCCTGCCCGGCGCCGAGGGCTTGGCCGGACCTTTCGGCTGTCTCAACAAGGCCCGCTACGGCATCGCCTGGGGAGCGCTGGGAGCCGCCGAGTCGTGCTGGCTCGCCGCCCGCAACTACACCATGGAGCGCAAACAATTCGGCCGACCGCTGGCCGCCAACCAGTTGATCCAGAAGAAACTGGCCGACATGCAGACGGAAATCGCCATCGGCCTGCAAGCCTGTCTGAGGGTGGGCCGGATGCTGGATGACGGCGTATGCGCCCCCGAGGCCGTTTCACTGATCAAGCGCAATTCCTGCGGCAAGGCGCTCGACATCGCCCGCATGAGCCGCGATATGCACGGCGCCAACGGCATCGCCGACCACTTCCACGTCATCCGCCATCTGATGAACCTGGAAAGCGTCAACACCTACGAGGGCACTCACGACATCCACGCCTTGATCCTCGGCCGCGCCCAGACCGGGATTCAGGCCTTCACGGCGGACTAG
- a CDS encoding 30S ribosomal protein S4 yields MSKRIASKYKINRRLGENLWGRPKSPVNVRDYRPGEHGQRRRKESDYGLQMSAKQKLKGYYGNISEKQFRRYYAEAVRRRGDTSENLIGILERRLDAVIYRMKFVPTVFAARQFVNHGHIKVNGKKINIASYLIQVGDVIEVKEKSREIPLVLDAVESAERDIPDYVSVDVKKRQGTFVRVPTLAEVPYPVVMEPNLVTEYYSR; encoded by the coding sequence ATGTCAAAACGCATAGCGTCCAAGTACAAGATAAACCGCCGCCTCGGAGAAAATCTCTGGGGCCGTCCCAAAAGTCCGGTCAACGTCCGTGACTACCGCCCCGGCGAACACGGCCAACGCCGCCGCAAGGAATCCGATTACGGATTGCAGATGTCGGCCAAGCAGAAGCTCAAGGGCTATTACGGAAATATCAGCGAGAAGCAGTTTCGCCGCTATTACGCCGAGGCCGTCCGCCGTCGCGGCGACACGTCGGAGAACCTCATCGGCATTCTTGAGCGTCGTCTTGACGCAGTCATATATCGCATGAAGTTCGTCCCCACCGTTTTTGCGGCGCGCCAGTTCGTAAATCACGGTCATATCAAGGTCAACGGCAAGAAGATCAACATTGCGTCCTATCTGATTCAGGTGGGCGATGTCATCGAGGTCAAGGAGAAGTCCCGCGAAATTCCCCTGGTGCTTGACGCCGTTGAGTCGGCTGAACGCGACATCCCGGATTATGTGAGCGTGGATGTCAAGAAAAGACAGGGCACGTTCGTGCGCGTTCCGACGCTGGCGGAAGTGCCGTACCCGGTGGTCATGGAACCGAATCTGGTTACCGAATACTATTCGCGTTAA